In the Opitutaceae bacterium genome, one interval contains:
- a CDS encoding alpha-L-fucosidase, producing LVITSKHHDGFAMYGSRASSYNIVDATPFGRDPLKELAAECRKAGIRMCFYYSQDQDWHHPGGSGNTWDYPDRTPEDFARYLKTKVKPQLKELLTHYGPIGLIWFDTPWWITKAQSLDLKRFVHRLQPDCLVSGRVGHDVGDYGSFGDNQIPVGRIEGAWETPATLNDTWGFKKDDREWKSVEELLYLLIDLASKGVNYLLNVGPTAEGIIPAPSVERLESIGAWMKRNGEAIYKTEAGPFPYEIENCRFTRKGRRLYVMLMKWPRNRRFSLVGLKTAVRKAWLLADPDTTLSFEETIDSGTGIHRLDVKLPARKPDPYVSVLVLELRGTPEIDPGILQQPSGKIELNAFMGTLHPSRSGRQIQLNPIGATANWFTRSNSISWSFTVTHPGTYRIEVGIIRGRRQPKWIGGHKMTLAINGTKTTRRIKAQAWRDTPRAQYFPEAITRFGTVTFEKPGTYAARLTADEISPRNPEGILLTSIELVPH from the coding sequence ATCTCGTGATCACATCCAAGCATCACGATGGATTCGCCATGTATGGTTCCAGGGCTTCGTCCTACAATATCGTGGATGCCACCCCCTTTGGCCGCGATCCGCTCAAGGAACTGGCGGCGGAGTGCCGGAAAGCCGGAATCAGGATGTGCTTCTACTATTCCCAGGACCAGGACTGGCATCACCCGGGAGGAAGCGGAAACACCTGGGATTATCCGGACCGGACCCCGGAGGATTTTGCCCGCTATCTGAAAACGAAGGTCAAGCCCCAGCTGAAGGAGTTGCTGACCCATTACGGCCCGATCGGGCTCATCTGGTTCGACACTCCGTGGTGGATCACCAAGGCCCAGAGTCTCGACCTGAAACGCTTCGTTCACCGTCTTCAGCCCGATTGCCTGGTCAGTGGACGGGTCGGTCACGATGTCGGCGACTACGGGAGTTTCGGCGACAATCAGATTCCGGTTGGCCGCATCGAGGGCGCCTGGGAAACTCCGGCCACGCTCAATGACACCTGGGGCTTCAAGAAGGACGACCGGGAATGGAAATCCGTCGAGGAATTGCTCTACCTGCTGATCGACCTGGCCAGCAAGGGTGTCAATTACCTGCTCAATGTCGGCCCGACCGCAGAGGGCATCATCCCGGCCCCAAGCGTCGAACGACTCGAGTCGATCGGCGCATGGATGAAACGCAATGGCGAAGCCATCTACAAGACGGAAGCCGGCCCCTTCCCCTACGAAATCGAGAACTGCCGTTTCACCCGCAAAGGGCGCCGTCTCTACGTCATGTTGATGAAATGGCCGCGCAATCGGCGATTCTCCCTCGTCGGCCTGAAGACCGCGGTGCGCAAGGCCTGGCTTCTCGCGGATCCGGATACGACGCTCTCCTTCGAAGAAACCATCGACTCGGGAACCGGCATCCACCGTCTCGACGTCAAGCTCCCCGCCCGCAAGCCGGATCCTTATGTTTCGGTTCTGGTCCTGGAATTGCGGGGAACGCCCGAGATTGACCCGGGGATTCTGCAACAACCCTCCGGGAAGATCGAACTGAATGCTTTCATGGGGACGCTGCATCCCTCGCGGAGCGGCCGCCAGATCCAGCTCAATCCGATCGGGGCCACCGCCAATTGGTTCACCCGGTCCAACTCCATCAGCTGGAGCTTTACGGTGACGCACCCGGGCACCTACCGGATCGAGGTTGGAATCATCCGGGGCCGACGGCAGCCCAAGTGGATCGGCGGACACAAGATGACCTTGGCCATCAATGGAACGAAAACCACGCGACGCATCAAGGCTCAGGCGTGGCGGGATACCCCGCGCGCCCAGTATTTCCCCGAGGCCATCACCCGATTCGGAACCGTCACCTTCGAGAAGCCGGGTACGTATGCGGCCAGGCTGACCGCCGACGAGATTTCACCCAGAAATCCCGAAGGGATCCTGCTGACCTCGATCGAACTTGTGCCGCACTAG
- a CDS encoding metallophosphoesterase family protein: MKLPIALCLFLIAGATAFAHAPVSRLHHWEVASPDPDRIFLSFLGDPATSRAVTWRTDASITEAQAQIARALAEPGFDRYAVTVEATTEPVILTRWNLNHQGVVHQHSAVFEGLEPDTLYAYRVGEVGGYWSEWIQFRTASVGSDPFQFVYFGDAQTDILSHWSRVIRMSQQVAPNAVIALHAGDLINSAHADEEWAEWFTAGGFLHGQRTGIPVVGNHEFGRLGTGDGSEPKILSLQWRPQFTLPVESELPESLHETVYTVDYQGVRFIVLNSNREVEAQIPYIEKKLQEAGPLWRIVSFHHPLFSPGGDRNYTSLRAAWKPLFDRFGVDLVLQGHDHTYARGQVPVLGAAGYEKDSFSTLYVTSVSGSKMYEIDEGKFEVFAGDGYVHTRQAENTQFFQVISIDGPKLIYEAYTATGELYDRALISKNLATGEKRIEQQIPDVPTRTRENTESR; encoded by the coding sequence ATGAAGCTGCCCATCGCGCTCTGTCTGTTCCTGATTGCAGGCGCAACTGCCTTTGCTCACGCACCGGTTTCGCGGCTGCATCATTGGGAAGTCGCCAGTCCGGACCCGGATCGGATCTTCCTGAGTTTCCTGGGGGATCCGGCCACTTCGCGGGCAGTGACCTGGCGGACCGATGCCAGCATCACGGAGGCTCAGGCCCAGATCGCACGGGCGCTGGCCGAGCCCGGGTTTGATCGGTATGCGGTCACCGTCGAAGCGACGACGGAGCCGGTAATTCTGACCCGATGGAACCTGAACCATCAAGGGGTGGTTCATCAGCATTCGGCCGTATTCGAGGGACTCGAGCCTGACACGCTCTATGCCTATCGGGTCGGTGAGGTCGGAGGGTATTGGTCGGAGTGGATCCAGTTCAGGACCGCATCGGTGGGTTCGGATCCGTTCCAATTCGTGTATTTCGGCGATGCCCAGACAGATATCCTGAGTCACTGGAGCCGAGTGATCCGGATGTCGCAACAGGTGGCACCGAATGCGGTCATTGCCCTGCATGCCGGCGACCTGATCAACAGTGCCCACGCGGATGAAGAATGGGCAGAGTGGTTCACGGCCGGGGGATTTCTTCATGGCCAGCGAACCGGTATTCCGGTCGTTGGCAACCATGAGTTTGGGCGTCTCGGCACTGGCGATGGAAGTGAACCGAAGATCCTCTCACTCCAATGGCGCCCGCAGTTCACGTTGCCGGTTGAATCCGAACTGCCCGAATCGCTTCACGAAACGGTCTACACCGTGGACTACCAAGGGGTCCGATTCATCGTCTTGAACTCGAACCGGGAAGTGGAGGCGCAGATACCCTATATTGAGAAGAAACTGCAGGAGGCGGGTCCGCTCTGGCGCATCGTCTCGTTTCATCATCCGCTCTTCAGCCCGGGAGGCGATCGCAACTATACGAGCCTGCGGGCCGCGTGGAAACCGCTCTTTGATCGTTTCGGGGTTGATCTTGTCCTCCAGGGGCACGACCACACCTATGCAAGGGGCCAGGTTCCGGTGTTGGGCGCCGCAGGGTATGAGAAGGATTCGTTCAGCACGCTTTACGTGACCTCTGTCAGCGGTTCGAAGATGTATGAGATCGACGAAGGGAAATTCGAGGTCTTTGCCGGGGACGGCTACGTGCATACCCGACAGGCCGAGAACACGCAGTTTTTCCAGGTGATCTCCATCGACGGACCGAAGTTGATCTACGAGGCCTACACCGCGACCGGAGAGCTCTACGACCGCGCCCTCATCTCCAAGAACCTCGCTACTGGCGAGAAGCGGATCGAGCAGCAGATCCCGGACGTGCCGACCCGAACCCGCGAGAACACAGAGTCGAGATAG
- a CDS encoding ATP-binding protein codes for MRHWSLKIKFGVYAAGLVLVALAVAAAVTLPAVYFNQLRQLDRQLAGEAEELFRDLENFRGAPINPRRPLSARFIPVAMHDRLIVLKGPEGQLLYASPGLDDEDLEQVPSGFATILVGAEPFRIGVFRNEPFHLEVGASVAPLQALQAELVRAMAVAAPLTALVVFGLGFWLAKYAIRPVSALTAAAERISVNRLSETLPMPPTRDEIARLTEVLNDAFGRLKESYEVATRFSADASHQLKTPLAVLRLGLGALRANPDLPDDLRSEVDLLLRQTRRLTLLINELLLLAQADAGRLVLERKQVVLNPMIEAAMDDVETLTRDRGIEVETRLPEDLSVTVDQGRFRMALQIITENAAKYTPDGGRIRLKASIKDGFLRLNLANTGKGIPDQDHERIFERFHRGTSVGEETEGHGLGLNIARTLFRAHQGDLKLVRSDGEWTEFQLTIPV; via the coding sequence ATGAGGCATTGGTCGCTTAAGATCAAGTTTGGGGTCTACGCCGCGGGATTGGTCCTGGTCGCTCTGGCGGTTGCCGCGGCGGTCACGCTGCCGGCGGTTTACTTCAATCAGCTTCGTCAGCTTGACCGGCAGCTCGCCGGGGAAGCCGAGGAGTTGTTTCGCGATCTCGAGAATTTCCGCGGTGCGCCGATCAATCCCCGGCGGCCCCTGAGTGCCCGATTTATTCCAGTGGCCATGCATGACCGGTTGATCGTGCTGAAAGGGCCGGAGGGCCAGTTGCTCTATGCATCGCCCGGCCTGGATGATGAAGACCTGGAACAAGTGCCTTCCGGCTTTGCCACCATTCTGGTCGGGGCCGAACCATTCCGGATCGGCGTATTTCGGAATGAACCCTTTCACCTCGAGGTCGGTGCGTCGGTCGCTCCACTCCAGGCGCTCCAGGCGGAGCTGGTTCGCGCCATGGCGGTGGCGGCGCCCTTGACCGCCCTGGTCGTCTTCGGGTTGGGTTTCTGGTTGGCGAAGTATGCCATTCGACCGGTCTCCGCCCTGACCGCCGCCGCGGAGCGGATCAGCGTGAATCGGCTGAGCGAGACCCTGCCCATGCCGCCCACCCGCGATGAGATCGCCCGATTGACTGAGGTTTTGAATGATGCGTTCGGCCGGTTGAAGGAATCGTACGAAGTGGCGACGCGATTCTCGGCGGATGCCTCGCATCAATTGAAAACACCACTGGCGGTTCTGCGACTGGGACTGGGAGCCCTGCGGGCCAACCCTGATCTGCCCGATGACCTGCGGTCCGAGGTGGATCTGTTGCTTCGACAGACCCGGAGGCTGACCCTGCTGATCAACGAACTGCTCCTGCTGGCGCAGGCCGATGCCGGGCGCCTGGTTCTCGAACGGAAACAGGTGGTGCTCAATCCGATGATTGAGGCGGCCATGGATGATGTCGAAACCCTGACCCGGGATCGCGGCATTGAAGTGGAAACGCGCCTGCCTGAAGACCTGAGCGTCACCGTGGATCAGGGTCGGTTTCGCATGGCACTGCAGATCATCACGGAGAATGCCGCGAAATACACTCCGGATGGCGGCCGAATCCGTCTGAAGGCATCCATAAAGGATGGCTTTCTGCGTCTGAATCTGGCGAACACCGGCAAGGGGATCCCGGATCAGGATCACGAACGGATCTTTGAACGCTTTCACCGCGGCACGAGTGTCGGGGAGGAAACGGAGGGTCACGGACTCGGGCTGAATATCGCGCGCACCCTCTTCAGAGCCCATCAGGGGGATCTCAAGCTCGTACGATCGGATGGAGAATGGACCGAGTTTCAGCTGACCATCCCGGTCTGA
- a CDS encoding response regulator transcription factor — translation MRLLLVEDQADLARQVERALKQANHEVEIARDGPGAVAAALEGLHDLVLLDVNLPGFDGFEVLKRIRQSSIPSRVLMLTARGEVGDRVAGLKAGADDYLTKPFAIEELLARIEALGRRTGASEMSQILKSGDLIMDIGRRRVTRAGQRIDLSPREFEILQIFMKEPGRTFSRDEISERIWEREHEYDTRTVEIFIMRLRKKLDRDGDPSVISTIRGVGYTLNESL, via the coding sequence ATGAGATTATTGTTGGTTGAGGATCAGGCAGACCTTGCCAGGCAAGTGGAGCGAGCCCTGAAGCAGGCGAACCATGAGGTGGAAATCGCCCGCGATGGTCCGGGTGCGGTGGCCGCCGCCCTGGAGGGTCTTCACGACCTGGTCCTGCTGGATGTGAATCTGCCGGGCTTTGACGGATTCGAGGTGTTGAAGCGGATCCGCCAGTCTTCCATTCCCTCACGGGTCCTCATGCTGACCGCCCGGGGGGAGGTTGGAGACCGGGTGGCGGGGCTCAAAGCGGGGGCGGACGATTACCTGACCAAGCCGTTCGCGATTGAGGAGCTGCTGGCGCGGATTGAAGCCCTTGGGCGACGGACCGGGGCGAGCGAGATGTCACAGATCCTGAAGTCCGGAGATTTGATCATGGATATTGGACGCCGGCGGGTCACCCGGGCCGGTCAGCGGATCGATCTGTCGCCACGGGAGTTTGAAATCCTGCAGATCTTCATGAAGGAGCCGGGGCGCACCTTCTCGCGGGATGAGATCAGCGAGAGGATCTGGGAGCGTGAGCACGAATACGATACGCGGACAGTCGAGATTTTCATCATGCGCCTGCGCAAGAAACTCGATCGGGATGGAGATCCTTCGGTGATTTCGACCATCCGCGGAGTGGGTTATACCCTGAATGAATCCCTGTGA
- a CDS encoding sulfatase — protein sequence MKTIMVMFDSLNRHMLPPYGCDWVHAPNFRRLAERTVTFDRSYVCSMPCMPARRDLHTGRPNFLHRSWGPIEPFDDSVPEILKANGVHTHLVTDHYHYFEEGAGNYHTRYSTWEFFRGQEGDPWVGQVAPPEVPESIGQNARTDFWHQQDWKNRKVMPNEEDQPQSKTFKAGIDFIRRNRDEDNWFLQIETFDPHEPFFSNRKFKDLYAAHYDRYQGPHFDWPPYAPVTEGAELVEHIRHENAALISMCDAKMGDVLDVMDEQSLWEDTQLIVWTDHGFLLGEHDCWAKCWMPFYEEVAHTPFFIWDPRSGKRGERRRSLVQPSIDLGPTLLDFFGLEPTIDMVGKSLKDTVAEDAPVRETAIFGMFGSHVNITDGRYVYMRGTDRSDRHPLYEYTLMPTHMRHTFPVEELQGRIGLAEPFSFTKGCRTLKIDGGTDLPGKERVERDFSTRLYDLEFDPGQRQPVENPAAEERLEKALVDWMRSCDAPSEQYVRLGLKSF from the coding sequence ATGAAGACGATCATGGTGATGTTCGACTCGCTGAACCGTCACATGCTGCCGCCCTACGGGTGCGACTGGGTTCATGCCCCCAACTTCAGGCGACTGGCCGAGCGCACGGTTACGTTTGACCGCAGTTATGTCTGTTCCATGCCGTGCATGCCCGCCCGGCGGGATCTGCATACGGGACGTCCCAATTTCCTCCATCGCAGCTGGGGGCCGATCGAACCGTTTGATGACTCGGTGCCGGAGATTCTCAAGGCGAACGGCGTGCACACCCACCTGGTGACCGATCACTATCATTATTTTGAAGAGGGGGCCGGCAACTACCACACCCGCTATTCAACCTGGGAGTTCTTTCGTGGCCAGGAGGGCGATCCCTGGGTCGGCCAGGTAGCACCCCCGGAGGTGCCGGAGTCGATTGGCCAGAATGCCCGCACCGACTTCTGGCATCAGCAGGACTGGAAGAACCGGAAAGTCATGCCGAACGAAGAGGACCAGCCTCAATCGAAGACCTTCAAGGCGGGGATCGACTTCATTCGTCGCAATCGCGACGAGGACAACTGGTTTCTCCAGATCGAAACCTTTGATCCGCACGAACCGTTCTTTTCCAACCGAAAGTTCAAGGACCTCTATGCGGCTCACTATGACCGTTACCAGGGCCCCCACTTCGATTGGCCTCCGTATGCTCCGGTTACGGAAGGGGCCGAGTTGGTGGAGCATATCCGACATGAGAACGCGGCCCTCATCAGCATGTGTGACGCCAAAATGGGGGATGTCCTCGACGTGATGGATGAACAGTCCCTCTGGGAGGACACCCAGCTCATCGTCTGGACCGATCACGGGTTTCTCCTCGGTGAGCATGATTGCTGGGCCAAGTGCTGGATGCCCTTCTATGAGGAGGTCGCCCATACCCCCTTCTTCATCTGGGATCCCCGTTCCGGCAAGCGCGGCGAACGGCGCCGGTCGCTTGTGCAGCCGTCGATCGATCTCGGGCCGACCCTGCTCGACTTCTTCGGACTCGAGCCGACGATCGACATGGTGGGCAAGTCGCTCAAGGATACGGTGGCCGAAGACGCCCCCGTCCGGGAAACGGCCATTTTCGGCATGTTTGGATCCCATGTGAACATCACCGACGGGCGTTATGTCTATATGCGGGGCACGGACCGCAGCGACCGGCATCCGCTCTATGAATACACCCTGATGCCGACCCATATGCGTCACACCTTTCCGGTCGAGGAACTTCAGGGGCGGATCGGATTGGCCGAGCCCTTCAGCTTCACCAAGGGCTGCCGGACCTTGAAGATCGACGGAGGCACCGATCTTCCCGGCAAGGAGAGGGTTGAGCGGGATTTCTCGACCCGGCTCTACGATCTGGAGTTCGATCCGGGCCAGCGGCAACCGGTCGAGAATCCGGCGGCTGAAGAACGCCTGGAAAAAGCGCTGGTGGACTGGATGAGGTCATGCGATGCGCCGTCCGAGCAGTATGTCCGGCTGGGTCTGAAGTCATTCTGA
- a CDS encoding DUF4038 domain-containing protein codes for MTRASSVVGLTGIVGLSMLLAGGCPAESDGSGGVPIFNGRDLAGWVVEPEAMASCWTVADGLLHLRSDPAQTGSILWTESEYADFVFECEFRFGEGRVDTGIFLRDPREQIQIGESGSLKRDMTGSPYIVGKGYPVEAEGVAELLKTDGWNHLEIRAKGSVYDVWLNGVHVMAYDSPTAGKTGRIGIQLHPKREMSADFRGIRLDRLERVFRGSKVMKLSISGSGRHFVDQEGRPFFWLGDTAWNGALKATEEEWVRYLDARAGQGFTVIQFVLNRWRGADQPLHGRIFDLVDGQVVANEEALGWMDTYIQAIVDRGMVPAPVMFWTNNPKPYHQPEDWMQKDLMNPHFDEAAMIQIGRRMVERWHKFRPLWILGGDGDYRGRQFADLWRRVGRGIFADHPEALVTTHPCGFTWVGDLYCDEPWYSFVGIQSGHGSSEGDLRALTQGPYAYRWAEIHKPFINLEPNYEGALSYQTKQPHTPFKVRRAAYWSLLGAPMAGLTYGTNSIWAWLRGDDESAEGHGDGWKGGPWTNWLDSEGIRQMSLMKEILMSLPWTELLPADHLIADQPGLEEPEAFLKAAAVPDGSIVIVYAPTGGAVSLQLPHPERVGRAEWIDPRNGERQSATPEGGDRLTYQAPDTRDWLLLLQRG; via the coding sequence ATGACGAGAGCGTCATCCGTCGTGGGCCTGACGGGTATCGTTGGTCTGTCGATGCTTCTGGCGGGCGGGTGTCCCGCCGAATCCGACGGTTCCGGCGGGGTGCCGATCTTCAACGGACGGGATCTGGCCGGCTGGGTGGTCGAGCCGGAAGCGATGGCTTCCTGCTGGACGGTTGCCGACGGCTTGCTTCATCTGCGGAGTGATCCGGCCCAGACCGGCTCCATCCTCTGGACCGAATCGGAGTATGCGGATTTTGTTTTCGAATGTGAATTCCGTTTTGGTGAGGGAAGAGTGGATACCGGGATCTTCCTTCGGGATCCTCGCGAGCAGATCCAGATCGGTGAGTCCGGATCACTGAAGCGCGACATGACGGGCTCACCGTATATCGTGGGCAAGGGTTACCCGGTGGAGGCGGAGGGAGTGGCCGAATTGCTCAAAACCGACGGCTGGAATCATCTTGAAATCCGGGCGAAGGGCTCGGTCTACGATGTTTGGCTCAACGGCGTGCACGTCATGGCCTACGATTCACCGACGGCGGGAAAAACCGGCCGCATCGGGATCCAGCTCCACCCGAAACGGGAGATGTCGGCGGACTTCCGGGGTATTCGCCTTGACAGGTTGGAGCGGGTTTTTCGTGGATCGAAGGTGATGAAGTTATCCATCAGTGGGAGTGGTCGTCATTTCGTGGATCAAGAAGGGAGACCTTTCTTCTGGCTGGGAGACACGGCCTGGAACGGCGCGCTCAAGGCGACGGAGGAGGAGTGGGTCCGCTACCTGGATGCCCGGGCCGGACAGGGCTTCACGGTCATCCAGTTTGTCCTGAATCGCTGGCGAGGGGCCGATCAACCGCTTCATGGCCGGATCTTTGACCTGGTGGACGGGCAGGTGGTGGCGAACGAGGAGGCCCTGGGATGGATGGATACCTATATCCAGGCCATCGTTGACCGGGGGATGGTGCCGGCTCCGGTCATGTTCTGGACCAACAATCCCAAGCCTTACCATCAACCTGAGGATTGGATGCAGAAGGATCTGATGAATCCCCATTTCGACGAGGCGGCCATGATCCAGATCGGAAGACGGATGGTGGAACGTTGGCACAAGTTCCGGCCGTTGTGGATACTGGGCGGAGACGGTGATTATCGGGGACGGCAGTTCGCCGATCTGTGGAGGCGGGTGGGCCGCGGGATTTTTGCGGATCACCCCGAGGCCCTGGTGACCACCCATCCCTGCGGGTTCACCTGGGTCGGAGATCTCTATTGTGACGAACCGTGGTACTCCTTCGTGGGGATTCAGAGCGGCCATGGGTCCTCGGAAGGCGACCTCCGTGCCCTGACCCAGGGGCCGTATGCCTACCGGTGGGCGGAGATCCACAAGCCTTTCATCAACCTGGAGCCCAATTACGAGGGTGCGCTTTCCTACCAGACCAAGCAGCCGCACACGCCCTTCAAGGTGCGACGGGCGGCCTACTGGTCCCTGCTGGGGGCACCCATGGCGGGTCTCACCTACGGTACCAACAGCATCTGGGCCTGGCTCCGTGGTGACGATGAATCGGCGGAGGGCCACGGTGATGGGTGGAAGGGCGGCCCCTGGACCAACTGGCTGGACAGTGAGGGCATCCGGCAGATGAGCCTGATGAAGGAGATACTCATGAGCCTTCCCTGGACAGAACTCCTGCCGGCGGATCACCTCATCGCCGACCAACCGGGACTTGAAGAACCTGAAGCGTTCCTCAAGGCGGCCGCCGTGCCCGATGGGTCGATTGTGATCGTCTATGCGCCGACAGGGGGGGCCGTCAGCCTGCAGTTGCCTCACCCGGAGCGGGTCGGCCGGGCGGAATGGATTGATCCCCGTAACGGTGAGAGGCAGTCGGCGACGCCCGAGGGGGGCGACAGGCTGACCTATCAGGCACCGGATACCCGGGATTGGCTGCTCTTGCTGCAGCGCGGTTGA
- a CDS encoding NAD-dependent epimerase/dehydratase family protein, producing the protein MNVCVVGGTGNISTAIVRLLLEVGHDVTVFNRGRAKSLPDGVRLIEGDRKHRPAFEAAMQKEKFEAAIDMVCFDAEDARSSVRAFQGVEHFVQCSTVCTYGVDYDWLPVTEDHPMRPITDYGRNKVAADRVFLAAHHGEDFPVTIIKPSTTMGPSWFLLRQVAWEGSWVDRVRKGKPIVICGDGRAMHQWLHVDDAAPAFVHVLGRDHCVGQTYHMMKREFGTWEEYHRTAMKVIGREVEMVGVPLAGLKAAGVPGVGICDEIFSHNTIYSPERLMRDVPEFRPGISLEDLMADILLAMEREQRVPDSDAADWEDRLIATQRGAMGLGS; encoded by the coding sequence ATGAATGTGTGCGTGGTCGGCGGAACTGGAAACATCAGCACTGCCATCGTCCGGCTTCTTCTCGAGGTGGGGCACGATGTAACGGTCTTCAACCGGGGACGGGCAAAATCCCTGCCCGACGGAGTCCGTCTCATTGAGGGTGACCGCAAGCACCGCCCGGCATTCGAGGCGGCCATGCAGAAAGAGAAGTTCGAAGCGGCCATCGACATGGTTTGTTTCGACGCCGAGGATGCCCGGAGCAGCGTGCGGGCGTTCCAGGGGGTGGAGCATTTTGTGCAGTGCTCGACCGTCTGCACCTATGGCGTGGACTACGACTGGCTGCCGGTCACGGAGGACCATCCGATGCGGCCCATCACCGATTATGGCCGCAACAAGGTGGCCGCGGACCGCGTCTTCCTCGCTGCCCATCATGGCGAGGATTTCCCTGTCACCATCATCAAGCCCTCGACCACCATGGGTCCGAGCTGGTTTCTCCTGAGGCAGGTCGCCTGGGAGGGATCCTGGGTGGATCGCGTCCGCAAGGGTAAACCAATCGTGATCTGCGGAGACGGACGGGCCATGCATCAATGGCTGCATGTCGATGATGCCGCGCCGGCCTTTGTCCATGTTCTCGGCCGGGACCACTGTGTCGGGCAGACCTATCATATGATGAAGCGGGAGTTCGGGACCTGGGAGGAGTATCACCGAACCGCCATGAAGGTGATCGGCCGGGAGGTTGAGATGGTCGGCGTGCCTCTCGCGGGACTGAAGGCCGCCGGGGTTCCCGGCGTCGGGATCTGCGACGAGATCTTTTCCCACAATACCATCTACAGTCCGGAGCGCCTGATGCGGGATGTGCCGGAGTTCCGGCCGGGGATTTCGCTTGAAGACCTCATGGCCGATATCCTTCTGGCCATGGAGAGGGAGCAGCGGGTGCCCGATTCGGACGCGGCGGATTGGGAGGACAGGCTGATCGCCACACAGCGCGGCGCAATGGGGCTCGGATCATGA